One part of the Amphiura filiformis chromosome 5, Afil_fr2py, whole genome shotgun sequence genome encodes these proteins:
- the LOC140151780 gene encoding adhesion G-protein coupled receptor D1-like — translation MQVDPTSTQNVTVCTSTHLTNFAILMSVNEIPLTKVQETSLSVITYVGCTLSLICLLVTIILLFILRDLQRSTRISILKHLAIAMFIAQFLFLAGVETAVGNPKLCTAVAVCLHYFFLTVMCWMLSQGLYLYIKLRRSAKGVWDFVYFCVLGWGFPVVLVAIVAGIKHEAYGTDSYCWLTTEGGAMWAFVGPALAIIAVNTVVIILAMKAFTSVKVYKDKSDKEKMRSSLRAVVIMLPILGLTWIFGVFSFNKETLLFQYLFAILNSLQGVFLFIFNILWNDEIKGSLRRKLGKKFASDESSMFFNRVLGTASIGPSKSTETSLSTTSTGTKM, via the exons ATGCAAGTAGACCCAACATCAACGCAGAATGTTACTGTCTGCACATCCACACATCTTACCAATTTTGCTATTCTAATGTCGGTCAACGAAATACCA TTAACCAAAGTACAAGAAACCAGCTTGAGCGTCATCACATATGTAGGATGTACACTGTCGCTTATCTGCCTCCTTGTCACTATTATTTTGCTCTTTATCTTAAG GGATTTGCAACGCTCTACGCGTATATCTATCTTGAAGCATTTAGCTATAGCGATGTTCATAGCGCAATTTCTATTTCTTGCTGGTGTGGAAACTGCGGTTGGAAATCCG AAATTGTGCACTGCTGTGGCGGTATGTTTGCATTATTTCTTCTTGACCGTCATGTGCTGGATGTTATCCCAAGGATTGTACCTGTATATCAAATTGCGAAGATCTGCCAAAGGTGTATGGGACTTCGTTTACTTCTGTGTTCTTGGTTGGG GGTTTCCAGTTGTGCTTGTAGCTATTGTTGCTGGTATCAAACATGAAGCTTATGGGACAGATTCATA CTGCTGGCTCACAACGGAAGGAGGTGCCATGTGGGCATTTGTTGGACCTGCATTAGCAATCATTGCC GTGAACACGGTTGTGATAATATTGGCCATGAAGGCATTCACTTCTGTTAAAGTATACAAGGACAAATCTGACAAAGAAAAAATGAG GTCGTCGTTGCGAGCTGTGGTGATAATGTTACCAATCCTTGGGTTGACTTGGATATTTGGGGTATTCAGCTTCAACAAAGAAACGCTCTTATTTCAGTACTTGTTTGCCATACTTAATTCATTACAG GGAGTGTTTCTCTTCATATTCAACATCTTATGGAATGATGAG ATAAAAGGATCTTTGCGGCGAAAGCTTGGGAAGAAGTTTGCCAGCGACGAAAGTTCTATGTTCTTCAACAGAGTATTGGGAACGGCG AGTATCGGCCCATCAAAGAGCACAGAAACATCACTTTCCACCACGAGCACAG
- the LOC140151728 gene encoding uncharacterized protein produces the protein MGMTRLFSIILLHLIVHRSEAFLWYEKNYTKAEAASLLATADGYWSMDDDLNAAGALTSSSLVQGPVNKALRTASSPHILSTAIPACMVNSEACTGDVTGFTISLWYSLRPDGGLNYDNNQCLLLTVGEQTQKQIKIKFEGGPEHNISFTVPHNSSHDASVHIWASNMTDPRYNVCNNSDFTTNTCAANDITRIGWQWNQVALVNSNTSGLKAYYNTYELSNVVLNTRLNTQLYDVTTDTELSLYPNGGCNTVGFDEVAYWTKALTQEDIAALRLGPFGTNGTTIVTTKKTTTDPVVTSEAISTDSSTTINAVSETTGTLTHQSESTQIASTASESIKSTAVSSTEMGMTSDAAIKTTQASTPDDSVTSKRVSRSTTLTSTKSTTQIRTVNVVQKLNNVKGLAQAINASTTASKAQTVLQDVQSIITSVASNQIDTDEESDITEDIVSASVTITKTVAESAIFMDTATTSEEKMNVRQQCLETLEVSSTLASQISYTNSSQKTAAALQIEEAMTSLLETYLNDPTVPTAESVTTSNLKMKFKKIDTSSGEPIKLDFTSGGGVEIKSDQYTAGM, from the exons ATGGGGATGACTCGACTGTTCAGCATTATATTGCTTCATTTg ATTGTTCATCGTTCTGAAGCCTTTCTCTGGTATGAGAAGAATTACACCAAAGCAGAGGCTG CATCTCTTCTTGCTACTGCTGATGGCTATTGGTCTATGGATGACGATCTTAATGCAGCAGGAGCGTTGACTAGTAGCTCTTTGGTACAAG GTCCGGTAAATAAGGCACTGCGTACAGCAAGCAGCCCACACATTTTGTCAACAGCAATTCCTGCATGTATGGTTAACAGTGAAGCTTGCACCGGGGACGTGACGGGTTTTACCATCTCGTTGTGGTACTCATTGCGTCCTGATGGGGGTCTGAATTACGACAACAACCAATGTCTTCTACTGACAGTTGGCGAACAAACACAAAAACAGATAAAG ATCAAGTTTGAAGGTGGTCCAGAACACAATATTTCATTTACCGTTCCGCATAATAGTAGCCATGATGCTTCTGTCCACATATGGGCCAGTAATATGACGGATCCTAGGTACAATGTGTGTAACAATTCGGATTTTACTACGAATACATGTGCAGCAAATGATATCACTCGAATCGGATGGCAATGGAATCAAGTGGCATTGGTTAACAGTAATACGTCAG GTCTTAAAGCTTACTACAACACGTATGAGCTGAGTAATGTGGTACTAAATACCCGACTAAATACACAACTATATGATGTTACAACCGACACTGAACTATCTCTATATCCAAACGGAGGCTGCAATACGGTAGGTTTTGATGAAGTTGCTTATTGGACGAAAGCTCTTACGCAAGAAGACATTGCTGCTTTGCGGTTGGGTCCTTTTGGAACGAACGGAACTACCATCGTGACCACGAAAA AAACAACGACAGATCCCGTTGTTACATCAGAGGCAATCAGTACCgattcatcaacaacaataaacgCTGTATCTGAGACTACTGGAACACTGACCCATCAATCAGAATCAACACAGATTGCAAGTACTGCATCAGAATCTATCAAATCAACTGCTGTTAGTTCAACTGAAATGGGAATGACGTCTGATGCTGCAATCAAAACTACACAAGCTTCGACACCAGACGATTCTGTCACTTCTAAAAGAGTTTCACGAAGTACAACTTTGACATCTACCAAATCTACTACTCAGATACGGACTGTTAATGTAGTTCAGAAGCTAAACAACGTGAAGGGTCTTGCACAG GCTATCAATGCAAGTACAACAGCAAGTAAAGCACAAACTGTTCTACAGGATGTCCAATCAATTATAACAAGTGTCGCTTCAAATCAGATTGATACAGATGAAGAATCAGATATTACCGAGGATATTGTATCTGCTAGTGTAACTATTACCAAAACTGTGGCGGAATCGGCCATCTTTATGGACACTGCAACTACCAGTGAAGAGAAAATGAACGTTCGTCAG CAATGCTTGGAAACTCTGGAAGTCTCTTCAACGTTGGCTAGCCAAATATCATACACG AATTCAAGCCAGAAAACTGCGGCAGCACTTCAAATAGAAGAAGCGATGACATCTTTACTGGAAACTTATTTAAACGATCCAACTGTTCCAACGGCTGAAAGTGTTACGACATCCAACCTAA AAATGAAATTCAAAAAGATTGACACCTCGTCAGGAGAGCCAATTAAACTGGATTTTACAAGTGGAGGAGGAGTCGAAATAAAATCAGACCAATACACAGCAGGTATGTGA